In the Flavobacterium pallidum genome, one interval contains:
- a CDS encoding response regulator, giving the protein MSYQKLKLLIADDHQLFIGGLKLILQEHLGTEISEFALNGKEAIDKCMKQDFDIVLMDINMPVIDGIEATREIKSHRPNIKILMVSMMSDFDTVNRVFKAGADGLLIKNANASEFIRAFQTVQGNGIYLSPQLSDFFAKDKAGKPVTKGDYIQFSEQVVTPREKSILKMIAEGFTNQEIAETLFLSVKTVNTHRNNMLAKLNLPNTAALVKFAIDNKLV; this is encoded by the coding sequence ATGTCATACCAAAAGCTTAAACTACTCATTGCAGACGATCACCAGCTTTTTATAGGAGGCCTCAAACTGATATTGCAGGAGCACCTTGGTACAGAAATTTCAGAATTCGCGCTCAACGGCAAAGAAGCAATCGACAAATGCATGAAACAGGATTTTGATATCGTATTGATGGATATCAACATGCCAGTCATCGATGGCATTGAAGCGACACGCGAAATTAAAAGCCACAGGCCAAACATCAAGATATTGATGGTGAGTATGATGTCAGACTTTGATACCGTGAACCGCGTTTTTAAAGCCGGAGCCGATGGTTTGCTGATTAAGAATGCGAATGCTTCGGAATTCATAAGGGCATTCCAGACCGTACAGGGCAATGGCATTTACCTTTCGCCGCAATTGTCTGATTTTTTTGCAAAAGATAAAGCCGGAAAACCCGTCACCAAAGGCGATTACATCCAATTCAGTGAACAGGTCGTTACGCCCCGTGAGAAATCAATCCTTAAAATGATAGCGGAAGGTTTTACAAATCAGGAAATTGCAGAAACATTATTCCTTTCCGTAAAAACCGTCAACACCCATAGGAACAATATGCTGGCCAAGCTCAACCTTCCGAACACGGCTGCTTTGGTGAAATTTGCCATCGACAATAAGTTGGTTTAG
- a CDS encoding SIR2 family protein, whose protein sequence is MDAKDLYQSLSADNKRQLQQLAAEICEKYDRGDKAGQYKGRVVLFLGAAVNYHLSRPGFEGIYSKEDRPPLGNELNNYFIDALFAADNTTERSDYMKEERLPLSWVSQYYQETFSREAMVDKLAHAIDNKKPSPILNALAEMPFKYIVSTNYDHLFETALDTAIQNGYKKGYKKGVYKPNRGDTSEYTEDFGADISAEMPFLYKLHGDIRDPFNEDGDYLPEKDAIVLTDEDYLHFILRMSQVSTNMERGLTDQRLDLYPIPQSINNAFSGLNRNTFLFVGYSLRDYNLRLIFKTALWKKNVDIFRALQKWSIDVKPDEVIKNIYIRDYKFSFIEDDIWTTIPYLYKEMFGKEMPL, encoded by the coding sequence ATGGATGCCAAAGATTTATACCAATCGCTTAGCGCAGACAATAAAAGGCAACTGCAGCAACTTGCCGCCGAAATCTGCGAAAAGTATGACAGGGGTGACAAAGCCGGACAATATAAAGGCCGTGTGGTATTATTCCTCGGGGCAGCAGTAAATTACCATTTGTCGCGCCCGGGTTTTGAAGGGATTTATAGCAAAGAGGACCGGCCGCCGCTGGGCAACGAACTCAATAATTATTTTATTGATGCGCTTTTTGCCGCCGACAATACCACGGAACGAAGCGATTACATGAAGGAAGAAAGGCTTCCGCTAAGCTGGGTCAGCCAGTATTATCAGGAAACCTTCAGCCGTGAAGCGATGGTTGACAAACTGGCCCACGCCATCGATAATAAAAAGCCTTCCCCAATTTTGAATGCGCTGGCCGAAATGCCTTTTAAATATATCGTTTCCACCAACTACGACCACCTTTTTGAGACCGCATTGGATACTGCGATACAAAATGGTTACAAAAAAGGCTATAAAAAAGGCGTTTACAAGCCCAATCGCGGCGATACTTCAGAATATACAGAGGATTTCGGTGCAGATATTTCAGCAGAGATGCCTTTTTTATACAAACTCCACGGGGACATACGCGACCCTTTTAATGAAGACGGCGATTACCTGCCAGAAAAAGATGCCATCGTTTTAACCGATGAGGATTACCTGCATTTTATTTTGAGGATGAGCCAGGTGAGTACCAATATGGAGCGTGGCCTCACAGACCAGCGTTTGGATCTATACCCCATTCCGCAATCGATCAATAATGCATTCAGCGGCCTGAACCGCAATACGTTCTTGTTTGTCGGCTACAGCCTAAGGGATTACAACCTCCGGCTGATCTTCAAGACCGCGCTCTGGAAAAAGAATGTTGATATTTTCAGGGCACTTCAAAAATGGTCCATCGATGTAAAACCCGATGAAGTCATCAAGAATATTTACATCAGGGATTATAAATTCAGTTTTATAGAAGACGACATCTGGACTACAATCCCTTATCTGTACAAAGAAATGTTCGGAAAAGAAATGCCTTTATGA
- a CDS encoding nSTAND1 domain-containing NTPase: MMDMTNTNNAKDNQEIPQPFRGIKPFRYSDRDIFAGRNWEKEQLLNLVSLYRGILLFGQSGFGKSSIINAALAPKLLEYDFLPEVMRVSPSYDGTFIIYRIKENEDNDTYLPSIFDDLNTENKPQISVSFKEFRERILTLRPKLRGDATDHPEKLPPRLTLSDEIAYGESIIDEESPIPVFIFDQFEELITLFEEMGGTTTDGELTPADRKKFQKEIIEFFREIYYNRSLRMKFIFVFREDYLAKFSRLFMAIPDLKDHTLRIKSIPCQDIYQIISCPFTGGNEGKFTNPFSEEFMVALETKLKEHFDDDYAVLTDVQIVCEFLYELPPVERMSFLQHASVKDIIRQSYENALARLPAADQTVATEILQILVLNENTRNIFHKHAIEEALTEQGHRVTNLNAILDRLEHETRLVRSERRSGGVYYEINSESIIPTLNKMKVIREQSLLAQGIWVKNKRRTAILVLVLILAFTSFGFWYQHQQSIDTRAQLYMIAAKNADNSTLAYLIAKDAFKRPPDILQNYLNGFENKGPDFYLTGMFADGYGKVGYNDKGEVTVVQRDAVLYYGAKGIIFEKQRFKDIDYVYFAYPESALLIGRPIDNNGFCLVSMNNSSATRYATARDNGPANAMSPDRKSFILAGNLYHYGNPAPMGTLMAYGEKLHKVVFSNNSMFIIGQTQYGDFYRFSREGVMEGFIANTGNGFTDFCIAPDGRSIYIVGKDNKPEVIAIPDLLSKDIQHKQKQGDYYTAYYDADEYGNVGERIAISPDGKHVLVAHSNEVELSDNNGNGQRTLITAESRITNAIFSPDGQNILASTLSGKVYIWKKGEISALYKSKELQIYSPLDYAKTGLTDYTAEKIYGNPDSSIELLRQILTYSMALPNINEHPGDKDYDKLIRTSLYDISGMYKKLMAESKLKGLSKLQRRQAMLKYAKFEIDSISLTSTGNDSIMRIKGLLVTQHLREKAFDDDQSDKEIILDLAQGYKLVAKNLIPDYAKAANLLKKGTSKIERAIIGTPYDAAIRHELSPLYDTLSHYSIYAGRYADAVTYARKGLYYDAGNKWINSNLAMGLLLQSRFADAQKVYAANSSLSAYFLEDLEAWEKAKIIKPGTALHAEFLKIKEYLRKL, translated from the coding sequence ATGATGGACATGACAAATACAAACAACGCTAAGGACAATCAGGAAATTCCGCAACCCTTTCGCGGGATTAAGCCCTTCCGGTATTCCGACCGGGATATTTTTGCAGGGCGCAACTGGGAAAAAGAGCAGCTCCTGAACCTCGTTTCGCTGTACCGCGGCATATTGCTTTTCGGTCAAAGCGGTTTCGGGAAATCATCAATCATCAATGCGGCTTTGGCACCAAAATTGCTCGAATATGATTTTTTGCCTGAAGTCATGCGGGTGTCACCATCCTATGATGGTACTTTCATCATTTACAGGATTAAGGAAAATGAGGACAACGATACCTATCTTCCATCCATTTTCGACGACCTGAATACGGAAAACAAACCGCAAATCAGCGTGTCATTTAAGGAATTCCGCGAAAGAATTTTAACGCTCAGGCCAAAACTCAGAGGCGATGCCACCGATCATCCGGAAAAATTGCCGCCAAGGCTTACGCTTTCCGATGAGATCGCTTACGGTGAATCTATAATCGATGAAGAATCGCCGATTCCGGTGTTCATCTTTGACCAGTTTGAAGAGCTGATCACGCTTTTTGAGGAAATGGGAGGCACTACCACAGATGGGGAACTTACGCCTGCTGACCGTAAAAAATTCCAAAAGGAAATCATCGAATTTTTCCGGGAAATATATTACAACAGGTCTTTACGCATGAAGTTCATCTTTGTGTTCCGGGAAGATTACCTGGCGAAGTTTTCCCGCCTGTTCATGGCAATCCCTGATCTGAAGGACCATACTTTGCGTATAAAATCAATCCCCTGCCAGGACATATACCAGATTATTTCCTGTCCTTTTACAGGCGGGAATGAAGGGAAATTCACAAATCCATTTTCGGAAGAATTTATGGTTGCCCTTGAGACAAAATTGAAGGAGCATTTTGATGATGACTACGCTGTACTTACTGATGTGCAGATCGTGTGCGAGTTTCTTTATGAACTTCCGCCGGTTGAACGTATGTCGTTCCTGCAACATGCGAGCGTCAAGGATATCATCAGGCAGTCTTATGAAAATGCGCTCGCGCGCCTGCCTGCAGCAGATCAGACCGTTGCCACAGAAATCCTGCAGATTTTGGTGCTGAATGAAAATACGCGCAATATTTTCCACAAGCATGCCATTGAAGAAGCGCTGACGGAACAAGGCCACCGCGTTACAAACCTGAATGCCATACTCGACAGGCTTGAGCATGAAACAAGGCTTGTGCGCAGTGAACGGCGATCGGGCGGGGTATATTATGAAATCAACAGCGAGTCCATCATCCCGACGCTGAACAAGATGAAGGTCATCCGGGAACAGTCACTTTTGGCACAAGGCATCTGGGTCAAGAATAAAAGGCGCACGGCTATTCTGGTTTTGGTTTTAATATTGGCCTTTACCTCATTCGGGTTTTGGTACCAGCACCAGCAATCTATCGATACCAGGGCGCAACTGTATATGATCGCCGCTAAAAATGCCGACAATTCCACGTTGGCTTACCTCATTGCCAAAGATGCCTTCAAGCGTCCACCGGACATTCTCCAGAATTATTTAAACGGATTTGAGAATAAAGGGCCCGACTTTTACCTTACCGGCATGTTTGCCGATGGTTACGGCAAGGTAGGCTATAATGATAAAGGGGAAGTCACAGTGGTGCAAAGGGATGCTGTACTGTATTATGGGGCCAAAGGGATTATATTTGAAAAACAGCGGTTTAAGGATATCGATTATGTCTATTTCGCATATCCTGAAAGCGCTTTGCTTATTGGCAGGCCCATCGACAATAATGGATTTTGCCTGGTCAGCATGAATAACAGCAGCGCCACACGGTATGCAACAGCTCGGGACAACGGGCCCGCTAATGCCATGTCTCCGGACCGGAAATCCTTTATATTGGCCGGGAATCTGTATCATTACGGTAATCCAGCGCCCATGGGAACGTTAATGGCGTATGGTGAAAAACTGCATAAAGTTGTTTTTTCAAACAACAGCATGTTCATTATAGGACAGACACAGTATGGCGATTTTTACAGGTTCAGCAGGGAGGGTGTTATGGAAGGTTTTATTGCCAATACCGGTAACGGATTCACCGATTTCTGCATAGCTCCTGATGGTCGAAGTATATACATTGTCGGGAAGGATAATAAACCCGAAGTCATTGCAATCCCCGACCTGTTAAGCAAGGATATTCAACACAAACAAAAGCAGGGGGATTATTATACTGCGTATTATGATGCTGATGAATATGGGAACGTAGGGGAACGCATTGCCATTTCGCCTGACGGAAAACACGTGCTTGTCGCCCATAGCAATGAAGTGGAATTATCAGACAATAACGGGAATGGACAACGCACATTAATTACTGCTGAAAGCCGCATCACCAATGCCATCTTTTCACCTGATGGGCAAAATATCCTGGCTTCGACGCTTTCCGGTAAGGTATATATTTGGAAGAAAGGTGAAATTTCCGCCTTGTATAAATCAAAGGAACTGCAGATTTACAGTCCTTTGGATTACGCCAAAACAGGCTTGACAGATTATACTGCTGAAAAAATTTACGGAAATCCTGACAGCAGCATCGAGCTTTTGAGGCAAATCCTGACTTACAGCATGGCATTGCCAAATATCAACGAACATCCCGGTGACAAGGATTATGACAAACTCATCAGGACTTCCCTATATGATATTTCCGGGATGTATAAAAAGCTGATGGCAGAATCAAAACTCAAAGGACTGTCAAAACTCCAGCGCCGCCAGGCCATGCTGAAATATGCCAAATTTGAAATCGATTCCATCAGCCTGACCAGTACCGGTAATGACAGCATCATGCGTATTAAAGGTTTGCTGGTCACACAGCATCTCAGGGAAAAGGCTTTTGATGATGACCAATCGGATAAGGAGATCATCCTGGATCTTGCACAGGGATATAAATTGGTGGCGAAAAACCTGATACCGGATTATGCAAAAGCGGCAAACCTGCTTAAAAAAGGAACCTCGAAAATCGAGCGCGCCATCATCGGGACGCCATATGATGCAGCTATAAGGCATGAACTCTCGCCATTATATGACACGTTATCGCATTACAGTATTTATGCCGGGCGCTATGCAGATGCGGTCACTTATGCCCGAAAAGGACTTTATTATGATGCTGGAAACAAATGGATCAATTCCAATCTTGCGATGGGCCTGCTGCTTCAAAGCCGATTTGCAGATGCCCAAAAAGTGTATGCGGCCAACAGCAGCCTCAGCGCCTATTTCCTGGAAGATTTAGAAGCATGGGAAAAAGCAAAAATTATAAAACCGGGGACTGCTTTGCATGCTGAGTTCCTGAAAATAAAGGAATATCTGCGAAAATTGTAA
- a CDS encoding Ig-like domain-containing protein, with protein MKKLLQLLFGLTLMVSSLDAGAQTLVAGDIVILGISADSGPTPQGEFCWMPLINLNSGTVIYFTDAGWNDQDNAFMGAAAASESLIKYTVPAAGVLAGVPQVVSNWTATAPTNYQCVTGTKCGERAAGFNLPNSGDQIIVFTSTTATTSSSFGTLGFFTPIFAATTATLNWASATGNTASYNASSLRNNVSNLPDGLVDGSTAVAVGMGSLEADEADNIRYEANPASGSRAVLLSNIATRAKWGRYDGTAGAEFPDLTVGGVATGWTNKLAGNYSVTGSDNIKPVCQSITLVGSPAANATSVSFTVTFDETVSNVSTDDFTVSTATGNASGTVSGVSGSGTTYTVSVSTATNTAGSFRLNLNGNTNIVDAYGNGNGTNGTVAAFTTGATHTMDRINPTVTISSAQTSPTNVASITINISFSESVTGFDINDVVVGNGTKSNFSGSGNSYSLLVAPTADGAVTVSVAAGVAVDAASNNNNAATNFSITSDRTSPTVSISGASGTTNASSIPLTITFSESVTGFVVGDITVSGGTLNTFSGSGTTYTVNLAPTTNGTVAVNISGGVATDGPGNGNAAASQYSIVYDNIQPTVSISSATANPTNSNSIPVTVTFSESVANFIATDVTIGNGSLNSFSGSGTTYTFNVVPTANTTVTVAVNAGVANDAAGNTNTAATSLTRVHDSQQPTVSITSITSNPTNSTSIPVTVTFSESVSNFVSGDVTVGNGTLNTFSGSGTTYTFNIVPSANGPVTVDVNAGVANDAAGNLNTAATQLSRTFDNVQPGTSITSGAANPTNANIPVTVTFSESVVNFVSGDVSVGNGTLNSFSGSGTTYTFTIVPAANGAVTVNVGAGVANDAAGNVNTAATQLSRTFDNVQPTVSISSAAANPTNSGSIAVTVTFSESVANFISTDVVVGNGTLNTFSGSGTTYTFNIVPSANGTVTVNVGAGVADDAAGNTNTAATQFSIVYDNVQPTVSISSAAPNPTNANIPVTISFSESVANFVQGDITISNGSINSFSGSGSTYTFTVVPSANGTVTLDVSAGVANDAAGNTNTAATQLSRTFDNTQPTVSISSAVPNPTNSGSIAVTVTFSESVSNFIATDVTIGNGTLNSFSGSGTTYTFNIAPSANGTVTADIAAGVANDAAGNTNTAATQFSRVYDAVQPSVAITSPGTTNPTNANSFQVTVTFSESVVNFVSGDITVGNGSLSNFSGSGTTYTATVTPTADGTVTVNVSAGVANDAAGNGNTAASQYSVVSDKNGPAVTISSSANNPTNLSTIPLTFTFAESVTNFIATDIFVSSGTISGFSGSGTTYTANLIPSSDATINVFVFAGVANDAAGNGNTVGTFAITSDRTRPTVTISSPQSTPTSANPIVININFSEPVVNFIQTDITATGGTLSGFSGSGSSYSVNLTPTGNGNKVVNVAANVATDAAGNNNFAATQFSIFYITACSQPTVWNGLFWSGGNPVATQPAIINGDYDSASANPGGFSACSLIVGSGFNAIINSGDNITITGNVTVQSGATLTFENNANLIQSGSVTTGNSGNITIKRNATMIRQDYVYWSSPVVGQNLLAFSPATLPTRFYEISETTNAFVYVNPATNTFQAAKGYAIRAPDNYVPNTPTVFEGIFTGVPRKGDISIPITHNAQGYNLIGNPYPSPINADLFLAANPSIGTIYYWTHMQQSAPSGANYASYNATGAAAASNTVPASALPNGTIQTGQGFMALANAAGNAVFTNSMRVNNTDDQFYRASNNPEQKSRIWLNLSSSQGSINQMLLGYVAEATNDFDLRFDGKLVELQGTKLYSVINDSEYVIQGRALPFADTDVVRLGFRTDVAGTYTISLDHVDGLFSDAQDVFLKDNLTGAIHNIKLSDYNFAATAGTYHNRFEVVYQNSPLGTATPVLDSSQVVLYKDQGIVKINSGAIAMDNVKVFDIRGRLIYEKRNINASETALTDLNVDQEVLLVQITSTDGRMITKKAVN; from the coding sequence ATGAAAAAACTATTACAATTGTTATTTGGACTGACACTGATGGTATCCAGCCTGGATGCCGGAGCCCAGACACTGGTAGCAGGAGACATTGTTATCCTTGGGATATCGGCTGATTCCGGTCCTACGCCACAGGGTGAATTCTGCTGGATGCCGTTGATCAACCTGAATTCCGGGACCGTGATTTATTTTACCGATGCGGGGTGGAATGACCAGGACAACGCTTTTATGGGCGCTGCCGCAGCATCAGAATCATTGATTAAATATACTGTTCCTGCAGCAGGTGTGCTTGCCGGCGTGCCACAGGTGGTCAGTAACTGGACTGCTACGGCACCGACGAATTACCAGTGCGTTACAGGAACCAAATGTGGTGAACGCGCTGCTGGATTTAACCTTCCGAATTCCGGTGACCAGATCATTGTCTTTACCAGTACGACTGCGACCACAAGTAGCTCGTTCGGGACTTTAGGCTTTTTTACACCCATTTTTGCGGCGACCACCGCTACATTGAATTGGGCTTCAGCTACCGGGAATACGGCTTCTTACAACGCCAGTTCGCTGAGAAACAATGTTTCCAACCTGCCTGATGGCCTTGTTGATGGATCAACGGCCGTAGCGGTAGGAATGGGTAGTCTTGAAGCCGATGAAGCGGACAACATACGTTATGAAGCAAATCCAGCTTCTGGAAGCAGGGCGGTCTTATTGTCTAATATCGCTACACGTGCCAAATGGGGCCGATATGATGGAACAGCCGGTGCGGAATTTCCAGACCTTACAGTAGGAGGTGTAGCTACTGGCTGGACCAATAAACTTGCGGGTAACTATAGCGTCACAGGTTCAGACAATATTAAGCCTGTTTGCCAATCCATAACATTGGTTGGCTCGCCTGCTGCAAATGCAACGAGCGTTAGCTTTACCGTTACTTTTGACGAAACTGTAAGTAATGTGAGCACGGATGACTTTACCGTCTCGACCGCAACAGGGAACGCTTCGGGCACTGTAAGTGGCGTTAGCGGCAGCGGTACTACGTATACAGTTAGCGTCAGTACGGCTACAAACACGGCCGGAAGTTTTAGGTTAAACCTAAACGGCAATACAAATATCGTTGATGCCTATGGCAACGGAAACGGTACGAACGGTACTGTTGCAGCCTTTACTACCGGTGCAACCCATACTATGGATCGCATTAATCCTACCGTAACCATCAGTTCTGCCCAGACAAGCCCGACGAATGTGGCTTCCATTACCATAAATATTTCCTTTAGTGAGTCGGTGACCGGATTCGATATCAACGATGTCGTTGTGGGCAACGGTACGAAAAGTAATTTCAGTGGTAGCGGAAACAGTTATTCGCTGTTGGTTGCGCCTACTGCAGATGGTGCCGTCACTGTAAGTGTTGCTGCTGGTGTCGCTGTGGATGCAGCGTCCAACAATAATAATGCCGCGACCAACTTCTCCATTACTTCAGACAGGACTTCACCGACAGTTTCCATATCCGGAGCCTCGGGAACGACTAATGCTTCTTCTATTCCTTTAACGATTACGTTCAGTGAATCTGTAACAGGATTTGTGGTAGGTGATATCACGGTGAGCGGCGGAACGCTGAATACATTTTCAGGCAGCGGAACTACATATACTGTGAACCTTGCCCCGACGACCAATGGTACAGTGGCAGTAAACATCAGTGGCGGTGTGGCGACAGATGGCCCCGGAAACGGAAATGCTGCCGCTTCTCAATACAGTATCGTTTATGACAACATCCAGCCAACTGTCAGCATCAGCTCTGCGACAGCAAATCCGACCAATTCGAATAGTATTCCCGTAACGGTTACTTTCAGTGAATCAGTTGCCAATTTTATTGCTACGGATGTAACGATAGGTAATGGTTCGCTGAACTCTTTTAGCGGAAGCGGAACAACCTATACTTTTAACGTGGTCCCTACAGCCAATACAACGGTAACTGTAGCGGTCAATGCCGGTGTGGCCAATGATGCTGCCGGAAATACCAATACTGCCGCAACATCGCTGACCAGGGTGCATGACAGCCAACAACCTACGGTTTCAATTACCTCAATAACTTCAAATCCTACCAATTCGACGAGTATTCCGGTTACGGTAACTTTCAGCGAATCGGTTTCAAATTTTGTTTCCGGCGATGTCACTGTTGGAAATGGTACGCTGAACACTTTTAGCGGAAGCGGGACAACTTATACCTTTAATATTGTACCATCAGCCAATGGCCCTGTAACCGTAGATGTTAATGCCGGTGTTGCCAACGATGCTGCCGGAAACCTAAATACCGCTGCGACACAATTGAGCAGGACTTTTGACAATGTACAGCCTGGCACGTCAATCACGTCAGGCGCTGCGAACCCTACCAATGCCAATATCCCCGTTACCGTCACATTTAGCGAATCTGTTGTGAACTTTGTATCAGGGGATGTTTCTGTGGGCAATGGTACGCTGAATTCCTTCAGCGGAAGTGGCACTACTTATACTTTTACGATTGTTCCCGCTGCAAACGGTGCAGTGACGGTTAACGTAGGTGCAGGTGTTGCCAATGACGCTGCCGGAAATGTGAATACCGCCGCTACGCAATTGAGCCGGACTTTTGATAATGTTCAGCCTACGGTTTCGATTTCCTCGGCTGCGGCAAACCCAACCAACTCGGGCAGTATTGCTGTTACGGTAACCTTTAGCGAATCTGTTGCGAATTTCATTAGTACTGATGTAGTTGTGGGTAATGGAACACTGAATACCTTTAGCGGAAGCGGTACAACGTATACTTTCAATATCGTCCCTTCGGCTAATGGCACAGTAACGGTCAATGTTGGCGCAGGTGTTGCAGACGATGCTGCCGGAAATACGAATACTGCTGCAACGCAGTTCAGCATCGTGTATGACAATGTCCAGCCTACGGTTTCTATTTCGTCGGCGGCTCCAAACCCTACAAATGCCAATATTCCTGTGACGATTAGTTTCAGTGAATCAGTAGCAAATTTTGTGCAGGGTGATATCACTATTTCAAACGGGTCCATAAACTCATTTAGTGGAAGCGGTTCTACTTATACTTTTACCGTTGTGCCTTCTGCCAACGGCACCGTTACACTGGATGTTTCTGCCGGAGTGGCTAATGACGCTGCAGGAAACACAAACACAGCCGCAACACAACTGAGCAGGACTTTTGACAATACACAGCCAACGGTTTCGATTTCGTCTGCAGTGCCAAACCCAACCAATTCTGGCAGTATTGCGGTGACAGTGACGTTTAGCGAATCGGTTTCGAATTTTATTGCTACGGATGTAACGATAGGTAACGGTACGCTGAACTCTTTTAGCGGAAGCGGCACTACTTATACCTTTAATATTGCTCCTTCGGCAAACGGAACCGTGACTGCAGACATAGCCGCAGGTGTTGCTAATGATGCTGCTGGTAATACCAATACTGCCGCAACACAATTCAGCAGGGTTTATGATGCGGTACAGCCATCAGTTGCGATCACATCGCCGGGCACGACGAATCCGACCAATGCCAATAGTTTCCAGGTTACCGTTACTTTCAGCGAGAGCGTGGTAAATTTCGTTTCAGGTGATATTACTGTAGGGAATGGCTCTTTGTCTAACTTCTCAGGAAGCGGAACCACTTATACCGCAACTGTTACGCCAACGGCTGACGGTACCGTTACAGTGAATGTAAGCGCAGGGGTTGCGAATGATGCAGCCGGAAATGGAAATACGGCAGCCTCACAATACAGTGTGGTGTCTGATAAAAACGGACCGGCGGTGACCATCTCTTCATCGGCAAATAATCCTACAAACCTGAGCACTATTCCACTTACATTTACTTTTGCTGAATCGGTGACCAATTTTATTGCGACAGATATATTCGTTTCCAGCGGTACCATTTCAGGCTTTTCAGGAAGCGGCACTACATATACTGCCAATCTTATACCTTCTTCTGACGCGACAATCAATGTTTTCGTCTTTGCCGGTGTGGCAAACGATGCTGCCGGAAACGGGAATACGGTTGGGACGTTCGCAATTACGTCTGACCGGACCAGGCCAACCGTGACTATTTCATCCCCACAGTCTACGCCTACAAGTGCCAATCCTATTGTAATCAATATTAACTTCAGTGAACCTGTTGTCAATTTTATACAAACAGACATTACTGCTACCGGTGGAACACTTTCAGGGTTTTCAGGAAGCGGTTCATCTTATAGTGTCAATCTCACGCCGACCGGCAATGGCAATAAGGTAGTGAATGTGGCTGCTAATGTGGCTACGGATGCTGCCGGAAATAATAATTTCGCCGCAACACAATTCTCGATATTCTACATCACGGCCTGTTCACAGCCAACCGTCTGGAATGGTTTGTTCTGGTCTGGCGGGAATCCTGTGGCCACCCAGCCGGCGATTATTAATGGCGATTATGATTCGGCATCGGCAAACCCGGGAGGATTCTCGGCTTGTAGCCTGATTGTTGGGTCTGGATTCAATGCCATCATAAACTCTGGAGATAACATTACCATTACTGGTAACGTTACTGTACAGAGCGGCGCAACCTTAACCTTTGAAAACAACGCGAACCTGATCCAGAGTGGCTCAGTTACCACAGGAAATTCAGGAAATATCACGATCAAAAGAAATGCTACGATGATCCGCCAGGATTATGTGTACTGGTCTTCACCTGTTGTAGGACAAAATCTGCTGGCATTCTCGCCGGCTACGCTGCCAACACGTTTTTATGAAATCAGCGAAACCACGAATGCTTTCGTGTATGTAAATCCGGCGACCAATACATTCCAGGCAGCCAAAGGATACGCCATCCGTGCTCCTGACAATTATGTACCGAATACCCCGACAGTTTTTGAAGGCATTTTTACTGGCGTTCCGCGCAAAGGGGATATTTCTATTCCGATAACGCACAACGCCCAGGGTTATAACCTTATAGGAAATCCTTATCCGTCACCAATCAATGCCGATCTGTTCCTGGCTGCCAATCCAAGCATCGGGACAATTTATTACTGGACACATATGCAACAAAGCGCGCCAAGCGGTGCAAATTATGCTTCTTACAATGCCACCGGAGCAGCAGCGGCTTCCAACACTGTTCCTGCCAGTGCATTGCCAAATGGTACGATTCAGACAGGGCAAGGCTTCATGGCCCTGGCCAACGCAGCAGGAAATGCGGTATTTACAAACAGCATGCGGGTCAATAATACCGATGACCAGTTTTACAGGGCGTCAAACAACCCGGAACAGAAAAGCCGCATCTGGCTGAACCTTTCTTCATCGCAGGGATCAATCAATCAAATGCTTTTGGGTTATGTGGCTGAGGCTACGAATGATTTTGACCTGCGTTTCGACGGGAAACTGGTTGAACTCCAGGGAACGAAATTGTACAGCGTCATTAACGACAGCGAATATGTAATCCAGGGTAGGGCATTGCCATTTGCAGATACTGACGTTGTTCGGTTAGGATTCAGGACTGATGTTGCAGGTACTTACACCATTTCGCTCGACCATGTTGATGGATTGTTCAGCGATGCACAGGACGTGTTCTTAAAAGACAATCTTACAGGTGCGATCCACAACATCAAATTATCCGATTATAATTTTGCAGCTACTGCCGGAACCTACCACAACCGATTCGAAGTGGTCTACCAAAACAGCCCGCTTGGAACAGCAACGCCTGTACTCGACAGCAGCCAGGTTGTGCTTTACAAGGATCAGGGTATTGTTAAAATCAATTCTGGTGCCATAGCGATGGATAACGTTAAAGTTTTTGATATCCGCGGCAGGCTTATTTACGAAAAAAGAAATATCAATGCTTCTGAAACGGCACTTACAGATTTAAATGTAGACCAGGAAGTATTATTGGTACAGATTACATCTACGGACGGAAGGATGATTACAAAAAAGGCCGTCAATTAA